Proteins encoded by one window of Simiduia curdlanivorans:
- a CDS encoding site-2 protease family protein gives MELLKLELMGQALRLEGSMAGWQQLFFGGTLVSELVASADDTSQRSHRFSLTEARSAAGSAPQPEVPRVVDVQLDVQLSWQPFELSYRILVDGDEYVSGQRNSKDIERQVPERAVEQKPKFSVIGLGLLAFKLLKSAKIIKVVLAGASLAAYSWFFSFQFALALIACLVVHEYGHIRAMRYFNMPTKGIYLIPFLGGLAVTDGKINTRWQDVVISIMGPIFGLGMSLLCLLLFALTDNIFFAGLAVFNALLNLFNLLPILPLDGGHILKSVTFSMNSKVGLVLCALAAAFGVWLSYTLGLALLGFLLIVGSLEIFAEWRGRHQSHLLPLDRYGQTFAAFWYLITVASFVSIIWFFAGTGDELLSLPLKILQS, from the coding sequence GTGGAATTACTAAAATTAGAGTTAATGGGTCAAGCGTTGCGGCTAGAGGGCTCAATGGCGGGTTGGCAGCAGCTATTTTTCGGCGGCACCTTGGTTTCCGAGCTGGTCGCATCGGCAGATGATACAAGTCAGCGCAGTCATCGATTCAGCTTAACAGAGGCCCGCTCAGCCGCTGGCTCAGCGCCACAGCCCGAAGTACCCCGGGTGGTTGATGTTCAATTAGACGTGCAACTTAGCTGGCAGCCTTTCGAGCTTAGTTATCGGATTTTGGTTGATGGCGATGAATATGTCTCGGGTCAGCGCAATAGCAAAGATATTGAGCGGCAAGTTCCCGAGCGCGCGGTGGAGCAAAAGCCAAAATTCAGCGTGATCGGCTTGGGCTTGTTGGCCTTTAAGCTATTGAAAAGCGCTAAGATAATTAAGGTGGTACTGGCCGGCGCCAGCCTAGCCGCTTACTCTTGGTTTTTTTCCTTCCAATTTGCCCTCGCCTTGATTGCCTGCCTGGTTGTACATGAATACGGCCATATTCGCGCCATGCGCTATTTCAACATGCCCACCAAGGGCATTTATTTAATTCCTTTTTTAGGCGGCTTGGCGGTTACCGATGGCAAAATAAACACCCGCTGGCAGGATGTGGTTATATCCATAATGGGGCCGATATTTGGTTTAGGGATGTCGCTACTTTGCCTATTGCTGTTTGCGTTAACCGACAACATTTTTTTTGCCGGTCTTGCGGTGTTTAATGCACTATTAAATTTGTTTAACTTATTGCCAATTTTGCCGCTCGACGGCGGCCATATTTTAAAAAGCGTTACCTTTTCAATGAACAGTAAAGTAGGCTTGGTGTTATGCGCCCTAGCTGCGGCTTTCGGCGTTTGGTTGAGTTACACCTTGGGTCTTGCGCTATTGGGCTTTTTATTGATCGTTGGCAGTTTAGAGATTTTCGCCGAGTGGCGCGGCCGGCATCAAAGTCATCTGCTGCCGCTGGATAGATACGGCCAAACCTTTGCGGCGTTTTGGTATCTCATTACAGTGGCGAGTTTTGTGTCGATTATTTGGTTCTTTGCAGGAACGGGTGACGAGCTTTTGAGCTTGCCGCTGAAGATACTTCAGAGTTAA
- a CDS encoding DUF5107 domain-containing protein has product MKNKKQQALELTHVDGYSAFTLSNERLSVTVIPSLGGKIISLLSKVTGAEWLWRNEALPYKPACYGDNYVRAHDTGGIDECVPTVDTCRLPAAAGIWGGSLLPDHGEIFSQPWQLISAVVDKQGTAILHLEVQGEALPYRFQRMMRLPAGDAELELEYRVDNKSSHPMPFFWCMHPIFNVLPGMRLHLPVGQKMRTAWSSDVAPTLSHERFEWPVTKFGYDMSKVPGEGIPAFAAKIFTDEKLQAEGAGEPLQVGLERPDSGEKLTFSFLPDEVPHLALWLNYNAWHGAGKTPYFNVGFEPTNASTGSLAEQMKAGDETVMVAPNDAKTWRLKLSLAMSDTSQ; this is encoded by the coding sequence ATGAAAAATAAAAAACAACAGGCTCTAGAGCTGACTCATGTTGATGGTTACTCGGCCTTTACCTTATCCAATGAGCGGCTTTCGGTGACGGTGATTCCGTCGCTAGGTGGCAAGATTATTAGCCTGCTCTCTAAGGTTACGGGCGCCGAGTGGTTGTGGCGCAATGAAGCGCTTCCCTATAAACCAGCCTGCTATGGCGACAACTATGTGCGCGCCCACGACACCGGTGGCATTGACGAGTGTGTTCCCACGGTTGATACCTGTCGGCTGCCCGCAGCAGCTGGGATTTGGGGGGGATCGCTATTGCCCGATCACGGTGAAATATTTTCTCAGCCCTGGCAATTAATTAGCGCGGTAGTCGATAAGCAGGGCACCGCCATATTGCATTTAGAGGTGCAAGGCGAGGCCTTACCCTACCGCTTTCAACGCATGATGCGCTTGCCGGCTGGCGATGCCGAGCTAGAGTTAGAGTATCGGGTCGATAATAAATCGTCTCACCCTATGCCGTTCTTTTGGTGTATGCACCCCATCTTTAACGTATTGCCGGGCATGAGGTTGCACTTGCCAGTTGGGCAAAAAATGCGCACGGCTTGGTCTAGCGACGTTGCACCGACCCTTAGCCACGAGCGTTTTGAGTGGCCGGTAACCAAGTTCGGATACGATATGTCGAAGGTGCCTGGTGAAGGTATTCCCGCGTTTGCCGCGAAAATTTTTACCGATGAAAAGTTGCAAGCCGAAGGCGCGGGCGAGCCGCTTCAGGTTGGGTTAGAGCGGCCCGATTCTGGTGAAAAATTAACCTTTTCTTTTTTACCCGATGAAGTGCCTCATCTAGCACTGTGGCTCAATTACAACGCTTGGCACGGCGCCGGTAAAACCCCTTATTTTAATGTAGGTTTCGAGCCCACCAATGCCAGTACCGGCAGTTTGGCTGAGCAGATGAAGG